The Culex quinquefasciatus strain JHB chromosome 2, VPISU_Cqui_1.0_pri_paternal, whole genome shotgun sequence genome contains the following window.
AGTACGTTCTAACGACGCTCCGATGCTGCGATGCCCCGCACAAAAGTAGCTTAATTTATAATTATCAAATTCGCACGTATTCTGCGTGTGTCTATTTTTAATGACATCTACGCGCCACTTTTAATTGGTGCGGGATTTGACAAATACCACGCGGCTCCATTACACTGCCGATGCGTTCAAATTTTTGCGAAacttgtttgttctagaaagggGGGAAATCAAACGTGAAGCATAGCGAGACACACagtaaaaagcttaaaaatagaAAGTTAAATAActgtttgaaattttacaatatttcaaatCTTTCAGCGTCAAAAATCTTCACGACGCGTGTCAAAAAATGATTCCTCGGAAAGGGGGCTCAGTTTTTCCTCACCTTTCCACCCACCGCTTTTTTGTGTGTAGTTTGTGGACAGAAAGGGAGCAACCAACAAAACACTGGTTGGCTGATTCCGACGCTGCTGCCCTCGGGATGAACGCgggttcaacatttttatttattaactttGCGGGAGAAAAGTAGAGAATAATTAATGACTCCGCTTACACGACGCGATGACTGATGGCCACGGTGAGGCAATTCCCCACCAAAAGTGGCGACTAAATCAATTTGGATCATGTCTGGTGTCACTTGGGAAAGTGGTTGGCAAATCCGTTGAAATTTAGGCAACTGAAAAGCTAATTTGATCCCTTGATTATGCCTCAAGATGACAAACGTTCAAACTTATcagatatttttattgtttctaTCATGTAAATGCCATGACCTCTAGAGAAACAAAGCATAaatcattttgtttaaaaatggcTGAAAACTATTTAGCTCAAATTCCTAACAGATCACAAAGCCCAGCAGCGCAGCCCTTCCTAGTACTAGAACTAGTTTCGATTCCCATTTGGTCTCTACGATGAAGCCATAAATTAAGCCGCTACCAAAGGATTCTTGAAGGCCACGGACAATGCCAACATGGTGTGCTCATTTTAATGGCATGTACTCGTAAATTCCGCGAAACGGCACTGCGAGAGAGTTGCCTTCTTGCCTCGAACATTGTGGCATCCACTAAGAAAAGTACAAATGTGAACAAATACTTTgagttttccacaaaaaaaaacaaacgtaaaATTTAAGGACAAGTCTTTCTGgctcaatgttaaaataattattttaaaacacaattttcaaattcaaactgTTGCTTACTGTGCCCACACAATTGGTCAACACCGAAAGAGAAaccaaaatttcttgtttccaCCCGGTATGACCCTATAAATAAGCTGCAGCCCTTGCGTTTGCAGCGGACAGCTTCCGCCTCGGGCTGGTTCCAACAATGCCTTCACCAAAGATAGCAACAGCAGCTAAATTAGCTGGCAATAGAACGCCACTTAACGCAACATtgacacgcttgaaattgtccCTTCGGTGGGGGCAACAATTGAATTTCATGAGTTATGCTCGAACATGGCGTGTACATTAAACATTCACGAGCCTTGTCCTCGTTGAAGAAGGATGAAATGTTCGGCTTTTGTCATCATATTCGTGAGAAAAGTGGGATTTTCGTGTTGGACTTGATATTAGGCCCACCTCATGGAgcgatttcaattaaatttgagCATCAAGAGAAACTCTTCCTGCAAATTTGCATTGATTGGCGTTGCTGGACTAAAGCGATTCAGGTTGGTGGGCGGTTTCAATAAAGCAATAGTCGAGAATGGGACAATTTATGGTACACACTTCAGCTGTGGGATAGATGGCAGCCGTTTAGAAATTTTCTTAGGGTGTCCTTGCCTAGAAAAGGctgaaaattttggtgaatgttaaaaaatacaacaaaaatgtcaaaacgtTTTCCGATACAACCTTATTCTGCAGAATCAAGTTTGTTCGAATTACTTGTTTAGAGCGGATCCTGTAAAATAAAGCAGATATTAGACTAAGACATTTATGTTTGCCCTCATATTTTTGCCACAACGTCAgacctgcatacattttgaattgtttgcgagtttggtcattgtcaaacacgaaaaaaaaattgtttgtagtCTTGCAAAAACTGAATACCAGAGGTTGAAATTTCATTATTCATTTGACTAACGAATCTGTTCGGTTCTTGCATTGTAAGCATTGTTATATTTGAAGTTCTTACTGCTCATATGAAAGAACTCTTGACTGGTTTTCAAcggcttttttttcaaaataaaaccaccCTAGCATGCAACTCTGTTATCtaccaaacagcgacataattGCAAGCAGAACTCAAGTACATTTCGCCCAACAAGCAGCCCAACCAAACCATGTGACATCCCCCGGCCACATTGCTGCAAATGATTTGTGGCTTTAATATCTGCCTGACTCAACCAGCAAGCACCGGAAATGGAGCCAAATTTCGCAATTATACAAAACTTATTACGCGCTGCGATGCTTCCTCAGAACTCGTAGGCCTGCAATGGCTTCAAAGGAGACGCAGGGTGGCCGCTTTGTTCTCTCGAGTGGAAAATTACAGTTCAGCACCTGCTCGGTGCTGCAACTTTTCCAAAGTTGGACGGAAAACCATTCGGGATCACAAATTCCTCTTCCCGCCAATCGCGCCTCGTGGACATTTCTACTCCGATTTTGGCAAAAACCACTTCCCGGAACCCGGGCGGAACTTCACAACATCATTACATGGCACCCCACCCTCTTCTACTTCTGTGTTGACTTCTCATCAGTAGCTAGAGAGCAGAAGCAGAACGCCCTTGAGAGAAAGCAGTAACACATTAACGGAGTCGTCGGTTCCTCTTGGCCACCCCCCCACTCGCAAGCTAAGAGGCCGCGACGACCATATCACGACCAAAGAAGCTGTtttacaatgaaaatttaatatgcAAACTTCGGCACAGACAAGCATACAGGTTTTATTTAATGAAACGGAGATTTCGAATGAATTTATCCGCTTTTACCATGTTTCTAGTCAGCGTATAACTGTCACTTTATTGCACACGTCTCTAAAATAACTCACTTCATGTATAAACATCACAAAAATGTCACCTGAAgtatttccgatcttttgatacccatacatctaggttttctataaaacccacgattttaaatacctaggtaaaaacgttgttatggttttgtttgagcaatctgccaaaaatgtatggaatttcgtaatttttgttctcgtggatcaaacttactttttgcccaggtatttaaaaacgtgggttttatagaaaacctagatgtatgggtatcaaaagatcggaaattttatgcccttttcgatgccacataggttgacttaagaattgtggaccggttcgaatgccggcggattttccgacgacgtaattccgggttggtacgaaattccaacgaaaaatctattctatcgatacaaatactcccaaaacggtgttatacccactccaaaatgtttatttagcaattatatggtaatatattgacatttagttgaattaaaagtttgcaaaattaagtttagataagttttatatagaatttccagagttatataaacttttatactaagtagttagtaaactttatattcaacccaaatcatttttttaatcagtcaaggatgcctatttggagttgggagactggatttatggtgatttgtcaacaaataacattatttatgttaatttttcgaaaggtgtacaaactttttttgcaccttttttattttcgtaatagtatttgttatataactttttatagaaatcatcttttcatgagctgtttgtagcaaaatgtttggcatgagtttctgaacaaaacgtagtactaggttcctgtcaaactttaaattctttacatgtttcatcacaaaatgtgcatagtgctcaaggggtgtaaatactttttttacatactgtatacttTTTGGGGTAAATTGTATGTCTATTTCTCTATGGTCACAAGCGCGAGCCCGTAACTTTGCCATGACACGAAGATGGTTTATATTGcctccaacgacgacgacgactggctCAGTGCGTTCCGGAGGTATTAAATTGTATTTCAATTCAAGActactttaaaaataatcccaaCTCAGTCTTCAGAACACATGCTCGAAATCTCTTGACGGAGCAGGACGTTTCGGGTCATCATCACTAATTCACGGTGACATAATTAGCACGGGGCGTTCGCCTTAAAATCCTTTCTGCACATACGGATTGAAAGCATTTAGACTTGGTTATCGGTGCAAATTGCGTGATATAGTGAGGACTTTACGACTCTACCAACCAAATGCACTAATTGTGTCCACTTCATTTCGCAAAGTGAGGCTCAGAGGCCGTTTGTGGCAAACATAAAACAGAACGCCAAATCCTTCGGCGGACTTTAGTTTGGGGGGGAAAATCCTATCAGATTACGAAACGGAGGGAGGTCGTAAAATGCTCATCTTGTGGAAAGCTCGCTTCATTATCTGGCAATTATTGAAATTTGGCTCGATTTCTTTCCACATTAGGACGCCGCTGGCAAGCGAATTTGATTAGCAGACACATTTCGACGTTGTGATGATTTGAAATTTGGGTGGATCTGCAGCGATaaaatttgttcgatttttaagAACATTGAGCGCCAATTTTCATCTTGAATctgtttttctctctctctttcattTCCACAGGCCATGAAGGCTTTCATTGATGCCCACTACCAGATGATGGACATCAACAACGACGGCCTGGTCAGCATAGAGGAGTACCGTTACAACTGCATCACCAGAATCGCTCTGGATGACATCAAGCAGGTCGATGATTCCTACAACAACCTCGTCAGCGTAAGTACAAAAATGCCACGAAGCCGAAAATTACGCCCCGTTACTGAaagaccatgcgtctccatcaatTCATCAAAATCGGTCGTAAATTTCCGGTTATCAAGCAATTTGTCAACCATACTCACTACTGTTTTCCCATCCAAACCCAACAGGACGAAGACAACAAGAAGGGAGGAATCACCCTGCAGAGATACCAGGAGCTGTACGCCCAGTTCATGGGTAACGAGAGCGACAAGTGCCCAGCCATCTACCTGTACGGCCCAATCCCCGAATAAGCTGCTCAAACCAACATTCGAAGATTCACCATCTATAgtcgaacaaaacaaaaatcaccaCCAACAACCGTATAACGTAACCGCTTCTGCTTAACACACGCGTAAGCTAACACCAGCAAGTTTCATGTATTAAGCAGTTATAGCGTCGTAAAATCAGAGAATGATGCTAGAAGGTGCGAAAGAGGAAAAGATCTAAATCAACTTCTCGATCAAACACCATCCTGATTCGAATACTAAAACATCCCAACTATACTGACTACTGACTGTAAAAAAACATCCAAGCAGAAAAAGTCAAtgttaattatgaaaaaatattaataataaacaacaaaaaaaacaaaaaaaaactaccaaaaaaaCAACTCTAGCAATCATCATCCAGCGATTCAGATAACAGCCCGAATCCATCCTCTTTTGCTGCCCTTGGTAGACGACCATGGACGACCATCACCACTGGTGGTGAGTTCCGATCGGGCCCACTTCCACCACCAAACCACGGCCGGGTCGGACTCACCGCAATAGAAGCTTGGCTAAACAGCGCAGCTCTATTgctttttttgttacttttttcagttcattcattgaaaataaaactttttttcttttcacaaACAGCTAGGCGCATTTGCGCAAGCAAATGTGTTAGCCCGTTTGCTTtattaaattgttgatttttttttttttcgttatttgcttcaatttgtacatataaaaaaaaccaagTGAGAATCaatatcaactttttcaactctAATTATAATGTTCAATTTGATTATTCTCAGAGCATACTAACTATTAAGGATAAGGGAAACCATATTTCTAATGTTAATGATTTTTTAGTGAAACTGCTATTTCTTATTCTAATTATTATTGTTCATATATGTTAACGATTACGGTGTTTTAAATGTTAGCTTTAATGTTTAAGAAATATTTCTCGCCTCCttctttgaaagtttgaaaatctgtaacaaCATCAACAGCAAAAGCACACCAACATCGTGCGAAATTGAGGTTATGTCATAATGTTCGTTTGTAATAATACCATCAAGATCAAGAAAATAACATCAagcaaataacaaaaataaaacaaaagaaggTTTGTTAGTTTTTAACTCTAAATACTAATAAATAGCTGCTAAGTGAATGAaaagaaaagacaaaaaaatgttctaaaaaataGCTAGGTTATATAATTTCATTAATGTTACTCAGTGCAGGAAACTATCTTCAAAACAGATAACTTTTATTTCGTACTTTTACTATAACTACTGTATTTGTTATGAAGCTGTACTAGAAGATCAAAAAAGCAGTGATTATTTCCTGACAAATGAATACAATGAAAGGTAAACAACAGAAATTCCAACTTCTGAAATTAAACAACTTACTAGAGAGAACTGGTTTGACCAAAGAACATCCAATTTTAACTATAAACAACTTAGTTGCGAGGTAGTTTGTCCCATTAGTTAACCTTTAATTGCGTGTGTCGTAGTGATTCCTTTGAAACAGAGAATTCATCTaagattttgattttatttattgcccaaaataatcactgtttttttcttcactcaaaaaaaaaagaattatccCATAAATGTGAAGAGAAACTTTGCTTAGTTGtacaataccaaaaaaaaaactcgtcagAATAATTAATAATAACTTAGAACTACAGCCCAATAACACGAATTATTTATTGTCTTCTTGGGAGTTTTTTAAGGACAAAATAGTATACATTTTAGAGCACTCCACCTGTCTAACTGTGTGTATATGTTTTATTCTTGGAAAACTGCTTCCCGCGGTCGCAACCACAGCCAACATCCTACGGACGGCCGCCGGGAAGTTATGGTGCGAATACAAGAAGAAATAAATAGTTTGTCTTATTGATTGTATTCGTAGAAAGTAACATCTTTTTTATATACAACATCCAAAGATTCGCTTAAatattatcaacatttttgttcgaaaaaaaacatccctatcaattatattttttgctaaaatcctTTTAAATGTTACACATATATAACAGACAACAAGATCTTTAAACCAAAGAAGATtagcaaaaaaagaaattgaagaaaatatgAAACCacctaaaaagaaaaaaaaaacctattttgttttatttatgttaacTAGGCACTTAAAACTTACGCACTACTGTACAGGAGGATGGCAGAAAttatttcttatattttcatcGAACGTTTAAGTTAGACTTAGAACACTGTATTTGTTCATCTAAGAATCGCATGTTACCAACGAAAAGTATGAACTAACTTGAGATGTTTTGATCAAGACAAACTGGACTTTGTTTAGTTTGCTTGGGTTAAAGCAATTGAAGTTGTTGTAATCTTGTTGACAGTTTTAGAATTAGTCAACTCATTGCTGAACTGAAACTTGAGAGTTAGGAACGCAAGTTCAAGGAAACTTGagttaaaaacttttttctagaaatatcctttcaaaaagatatttttaaatctctttaatgttatatttttttcagaaatattgaATAACTCTGAAGAATTTGTTTAAACGTGGTTTAAATCACATTTAAAATCATCTCATACAACGATATTGGACATTGCAAGCaacaaatctaaaaatttctCATCCTCCTGTTGGTATGCATCCTTCAGCGTTACTTTTCTTTGATCGTTTTTGGCGGAAGATTATATAAATTATGATGACCTGGAAAATGGTAGGTGTGTAATTGAGCCTCTCTCCCCTCTTCAGGCTTTACTTTGAATGTCGTCGTGCCTTCCGAGCTGGAATACTGTAGGAAAGTCACCCCCCTAGTCGGCGTGCTTCCCAGGCTGTTAACTTTTCTACAGGAGCATTCATTGTTGAAATTTACCTTATAAGTGCGTTGTTTACAGATGATTTTAAGTTGCCTTGATTACCAAGACTTGCCATGCACTTACTggtagaaaaagttttttttttcccatGACCCACGCAGAGTATTGGGGCCGCATTTACAACGCGGATTCACGTGACGATACACTACTTTCCCTTTACTTATGCATTTTCGGGAGTTCTGAGGTGTACAGAAATTAAACACACTTAGATTTTgttaccgaattttcaactgaaaattaccgAGCTCGGTAATGCAGTTCATTATTGTCAACCGGAATTCGGtcgaattttggtcattttgacaaaTGGTTTACCGATCAAAAACTTTACCGATatttcaactaccgaattcggtaaaaaaaaatgtaagtgtgcaaacattgacaagaaaattgatttggCCTGAATCAAACCTAGATTTTCAGCATTTCGTCTGACAAGGTTCGAATCTCGCTCGAAGTcaccttttattttttaaattttataatcatTATTTGACATAACAATTCTGAAAAGAAATCATATTTGCTTCTGAAAATGAttacaaatttgtaaatttaatcGTTCGATCACAGTCACAATGAAAACGCAAAAATATCATGACAAAATCAATATTGCGTAGATCCAAACCTATAATCTTCACATGCTTCAATGACTTGCCTGAAAAACTGCAACGTTCTATAAAAAGCCCACCTAACAACTCAATCTCCCACACCCTTCATCATCATGGAGCAGTGGCGTGGTAAGATTGCAGTGGTGACCGGTTCAAGTTCGGGAATTGGCGCGGCCATCGTGGTTGAGCTGGCCAAATCCGGCCTGGTTGTGGTCGGATTGGCGCGGAGGGTTGAGAAAACCGAGGCGTTGAAGCAGCACTTGACGCAAAACGTGCGCAAAAATCTGCACGCCGTAAAGTGTGACGTCAGCAAGGAGGCGGACGTTTTGGGGGCGTTCGAGTGGGTCAACAGCAGCTTGGGTGGGATCGATGTGATGGTCAACAACGCTGGGGTCTTGAGGGAAACTCGTCTCATCGATGCGAACAACAGTGTGCCGATTCGGGAAGTGGTTGATACGAACATTTTAGGTCTGGTCTGGTGCACTCGTGAGGCGTACCAATCGATGAAAAGGCGGGGTGTTTCGGGACACATTATCAATATAAACAGCATTGCCGGGCATCACATTCCGTTCGTGGGAGATTTAATGCAGTCGGTGAACATCTACGGACCAACGAAGTACGCTGTAACGGCCATTACTGAAGTTACGAGACAAGAGCTCCTAAGGGATGATTCCAAAGTTAAGATTACGGTGGGTTTGATCAGCATTTTTTACAAGTgtgaaaataattataatattCCCCATTTTATAGAGCATCAGCCCAGGTGCTGTTGATACAGAAATTTTGGATTTCGCCAAATTTAACATACCCGTTCTGAAATCGGAGGATGTGGCCAAAAGTGTGCTGTACGTGCTCTCCACCCCACCACATGTTCAGGTAATCTTATCATTGattaattttcacttttcacgcTATTAAACTTCTTTCCAGGTACATGAACTGATGATAAAGCCTGTTGGAGAACGGTTCTGAATGCTTTCTCTATTTTGGGTTTCGTTCACTGCGGatctcgactaccgtaaactggaGTGGATCGGGAGTAAAGTCTGAATAGAGACAGCAGGTTTATTTCAACAACATAAAATTAAGCTAATGacatgaaattcaaattatAAACTTGGCAtgaagggtcctgattttcggtacAAAgagaaattttactttttcttttttatttgccATTTTTGATTATTGATTTTGACTCAACCATTCAATAGTTATAACAAAACAGCAAACATTCAAAGAAAAAATCTCTTGCATAATGTGTTATAAtaaattttttgccttcctcaactTACTGAGGaaatgctataaaatcactcgaaaaatgaactttttaattagacctcttaaacctaccgtcatttatacatatcgactcagaatcatcagCTGAGCAGAtatctgtgtgtttggctgtatgtagacatatgtaccgaatcaatgtcactgcacggatagaaatcctgtccaggaaatcgacaacattgttctcgattcgttctgaaattcgtttcagaatgttgtcgaccagtcgtacggtaacatt
Protein-coding sequences here:
- the LOC6032449 gene encoding farnesol dehydrogenase — protein: MEQWRGKIAVVTGSSSGIGAAIVVELAKSGLVVVGLARRVEKTEALKQHLTQNVRKNLHAVKCDVSKEADVLGAFEWVNSSLGGIDVMVNNAGVLRETRLIDANNSVPIREVVDTNILGLVWCTREAYQSMKRRGVSGHIININSIAGHHIPFVGDLMQSVNIYGPTKYAVTAITEVTRQELLRDDSKVKITSISPGAVDTEILDFAKFNIPVLKSEDVAKSVLYVLSTPPHVQVHELMIKPVGERF